A genomic window from Cytobacillus suaedae includes:
- a CDS encoding 2-oxo acid dehydrogenase subunit E2, with amino-acid sequence MIEVKLHDIGEGMTEADINCFLVKPGDSVNVDDPLVEVQTDKMTAEIPSPKSGIVKELLVEQGQTVRVGTTLLIIEDGNTVELPKEVVKAVEPKQVIIFETNKSRRVMASPYTRKIARENSVDLSVIPGTGPAGRITDEDVYRYVENGNTIVDTPKTVNEVEKVEQVAVSTPSSSLPSETIPFRGRRKQIAKSMVRSVYTIPHCTHFEEVDVTNLIQFRTELKVLNKSISATAFFIKAISICLKEYPIFNAELDEDNEQIKLKFNHNIGIATDTPEGLIVPVIRDVQTKSLLQIHDEMKILTQKAQENKLSMNDITSGTFTISNVGPLGGSIGATPIIQHPEVGLISFHKTKKMPVVTDDDQIVIRSIMNLSMSFDHRVTDGATAVAFTNRFAALIKDPKLLLLEMI; translated from the coding sequence ATGATTGAGGTAAAGCTTCATGATATTGGTGAAGGGATGACTGAAGCAGACATCAACTGTTTCTTAGTCAAGCCTGGAGATTCAGTCAATGTTGATGATCCGTTGGTTGAGGTTCAAACGGACAAAATGACTGCAGAAATTCCCTCTCCTAAAAGTGGCATTGTGAAGGAATTATTAGTGGAACAAGGGCAAACCGTTCGTGTTGGTACGACGTTATTAATCATTGAAGATGGGAATACAGTTGAACTACCTAAAGAGGTGGTAAAGGCTGTAGAACCAAAGCAAGTTATTATTTTTGAAACGAATAAAAGCAGACGTGTAATGGCGTCACCCTATACAAGAAAAATTGCTAGAGAGAATTCGGTAGATCTTTCTGTAATACCAGGTACAGGCCCTGCAGGTAGAATTACAGATGAAGATGTTTATAGATACGTTGAAAATGGAAATACAATCGTTGATACTCCTAAAACTGTTAATGAAGTTGAAAAAGTTGAACAGGTAGCTGTTTCTACTCCATCATCATCATTACCTAGTGAAACGATACCATTCCGTGGACGTAGAAAACAGATTGCTAAGAGTATGGTCAGATCTGTGTATACCATTCCACACTGCACTCATTTTGAGGAAGTAGATGTTACAAATTTAATACAATTCCGTACTGAGCTTAAGGTTTTAAATAAATCAATTTCAGCGACTGCATTTTTTATTAAGGCAATCTCGATCTGTTTAAAGGAGTATCCAATCTTCAATGCAGAGCTTGATGAAGACAATGAACAAATCAAGTTGAAATTCAATCACAACATTGGTATAGCTACAGATACTCCAGAAGGGTTAATTGTTCCTGTAATACGAGATGTACAAACAAAATCGCTCCTGCAAATTCATGACGAGATGAAAATCCTTACGCAAAAAGCGCAAGAGAATAAGCTGAGTATGAACGATATAACTAGTGGAACATTTACAATTAGTAATGTTGGTCCACTAGGAGGCAGCATTGGGGCTACTCCAATCATTCAGCATCCAGAGGTTGGACTAATCTCTTTCCATAAAACGAAGAAAATGCCAGTCGTTACAGATGACGACCAAATTGTCATTCGCTCTATTATGAATCTATCAATGTCCTTTGACCACCGTGTTACAGATGGAGCAACAGCCGTTGCATTTACAAATCGTTTTGCTGCTTTGATTAAGGACCCAAAACTACTACTGTTGGAGATGATATAA
- a CDS encoding histidinol-phosphate transaminase: MSKIIAREEIKGIKPYALGKTLEEIKTDYNLQVIRKMSDNENVYGCSPQVREAISKNLNEIFCYPDGTTSTLISKLSNFYNVPSSQFIIGNGSEEMIRLLTRAYIRHGDEAVMADITFPRYETNVVIEGGQPIKVPLTNGTHDLGAMLEAVTESTKIIFVCNPNNPTGTIVGKEQLLDFIKRVPEDIIVVVDEAYYEYVMTNDYLETLPLLEQFPNLIVLRTFSKIYGLAGLRVGYGIMAEDIVMELVKVKDVFNVNHLAQHAASVALDDQVFIKDCAKKNAEERVYVAKALTALGMHVFPSETNFLFVCSKQPVVTLLKEKGFIVRGLQITGWAEAFRMTLGTREDNDAFIEAIGQFLKESVV; encoded by the coding sequence ATGTCTAAGATTATTGCCAGAGAAGAGATAAAAGGAATCAAACCATATGCTCTAGGCAAAACACTTGAAGAAATTAAAACGGATTATAATTTACAAGTTATACGAAAAATGTCTGATAACGAAAATGTGTACGGATGTTCTCCACAGGTTAGAGAAGCTATCAGCAAAAATCTGAATGAAATTTTCTGTTATCCAGATGGTACAACATCAACTTTGATTTCAAAGCTATCAAATTTTTATAACGTTCCAAGTAGCCAATTTATTATTGGTAATGGCTCCGAGGAAATGATACGACTCCTAACAAGAGCTTATATCCGACATGGAGATGAAGCGGTCATGGCCGATATCACTTTTCCAAGATATGAGACAAATGTAGTGATTGAAGGGGGACAGCCAATAAAAGTTCCTCTAACTAATGGCACACATGATTTAGGTGCAATGCTCGAAGCAGTTACTGAAAGCACGAAAATAATCTTTGTGTGTAATCCGAATAATCCAACAGGAACAATTGTTGGTAAAGAGCAACTCTTAGATTTTATCAAGCGAGTCCCTGAAGACATTATCGTGGTAGTTGATGAAGCTTACTACGAATATGTGATGACCAATGATTATTTAGAGACATTACCTCTACTTGAGCAGTTTCCTAATTTAATTGTATTAAGAACGTTTTCAAAAATTTATGGCCTAGCTGGACTAAGAGTCGGGTATGGCATCATGGCTGAAGACATTGTGATGGAACTAGTAAAGGTAAAGGATGTATTCAATGTGAATCACCTAGCTCAACACGCTGCTTCGGTTGCTCTTGATGACCAAGTGTTTATAAAGGATTGTGCTAAGAAAAACGCAGAAGAGCGAGTATACGTAGCAAAGGCACTAACTGCATTAGGAATGCATGTTTTTCCTTCTGAAACAAACTTTTTATTTGTTTGTAGCAAGCAGCCAGTTGTCACCTTACTTAAGGAAAAAGGCTTTATTGTTAGAGGTCTACAGATAACAGGATGGGCAGAAGCCTTCCGAATGACATTAGGTACAAGAGAAGATAATGATGCATTTATTGAGGCAATAGGTCAGTTTTTAAAAGAAAGTGTGGTGTAA
- the lpdA gene encoding dihydrolipoyl dehydrogenase, which produces MVVGELAHERDVVIIGGGPGGYHAAIRAAQLGKSVTLIEKENLGGVCLNKGCIPSKVFTESAKKLTSVKDFGNFGIEGVSPTFHLTNLVNYKNKVVEQLRKGVESLCKANKIELITGHAFFLSEFKIGVESGDQYEIYRFKQAIIATGCSPYIPNEFAHVEDTLLLNPWTITSLEELPENLIVYGCDYIALEMAMSFHSFGVEVTLVLDGEKEDLPFDDTINRELLRILKKSKIKVIKGAQVLDVSSVAEECTLNLVVKGEPVQVRGSKVFVSAGYAPNTKELGLERMGVSMNDNGFILANKHCQTSLSHIFAVGDVTGGPQLAVKAIKEGKVAAEMCAGLSSEVDLTFLPIIAKTLPPIAVVGLTEKEALQQGYEIQTGQFSVAGNGYATLIGQKDGLVKVVMDQKTNVLLGMHIIGEGATELISMGTTALEMVARDEDLAFPLYPHPSMNEAILEAIEALKDQAIHTAPKRVKDKV; this is translated from the coding sequence ATGGTTGTAGGAGAGCTAGCACACGAAAGAGATGTTGTGATTATCGGCGGTGGACCAGGTGGATACCATGCGGCAATTAGGGCCGCTCAACTTGGGAAATCAGTTACTTTAATAGAAAAAGAGAATCTAGGTGGAGTCTGTCTTAATAAAGGGTGTATACCTTCTAAGGTTTTTACCGAAAGTGCTAAAAAGTTAACTTCTGTTAAGGATTTTGGCAATTTCGGAATAGAGGGTGTAAGCCCTACTTTTCATCTTACCAATTTAGTTAATTATAAGAATAAAGTGGTTGAACAATTACGCAAAGGAGTCGAGTCCCTTTGTAAGGCAAATAAAATCGAACTGATTACGGGTCATGCCTTCTTTTTATCAGAGTTTAAAATTGGTGTGGAAAGTGGAGACCAGTATGAAATCTATCGATTTAAGCAAGCAATCATTGCCACAGGATGTTCACCTTACATACCAAATGAGTTTGCGCATGTAGAAGATACTTTACTTCTTAATCCATGGACGATAACGAGCCTTGAAGAATTACCTGAAAACCTAATTGTATATGGATGTGATTACATTGCACTTGAAATGGCGATGAGCTTTCATTCATTTGGAGTAGAGGTAACGCTCGTTCTTGATGGGGAGAAGGAAGATTTGCCGTTTGATGACACGATTAATAGAGAGCTACTACGAATCCTTAAAAAATCAAAAATAAAAGTGATCAAAGGTGCACAAGTACTTGATGTTTCCTCTGTTGCTGAAGAATGCACTTTAAATCTAGTAGTAAAAGGGGAACCAGTACAAGTTAGGGGTTCAAAAGTTTTTGTTTCAGCTGGCTATGCTCCAAATACAAAGGAATTAGGATTAGAGCGAATGGGAGTAAGTATGAATGATAATGGGTTTATTTTAGCCAATAAACATTGTCAAACTTCACTATCTCATATTTTTGCCGTTGGTGATGTTACTGGAGGGCCACAATTAGCTGTGAAGGCAATTAAAGAGGGAAAAGTTGCTGCAGAAATGTGTGCTGGTTTGTCATCAGAGGTTGACCTAACTTTCCTTCCAATCATCGCAAAAACACTACCTCCTATTGCGGTAGTAGGTTTAACAGAAAAAGAAGCCTTACAACAAGGTTATGAGATCCAAACGGGGCAATTTTCAGTTGCTGGAAATGGCTATGCAACCCTTATTGGGCAAAAAGACGGGTTAGTTAAAGTGGTTATGGATCAAAAGACGAACGTGTTATTAGGTATGCATATCATCGGTGAAGGAGCAACTGAACTTATTTCAATGGGGACAACTGCCCTAGAAATGGTTGCTAGAGACGAGGATTTAGCATTCCCATTATATCCGCATCCTAGCATGAATGAAGCGATTCTTGAAGCGATAGAGGCATTGAAGGATCAAGCGATTCATACTGCTCCAAAAAGAGTGAAAGATAAAGTATAA
- the pdhA gene encoding pyruvate dehydrogenase (acetyl-transferring) E1 component subunit alpha, translating into MQVEFPIKKVIDTQGNLVSPEYKDRITEDLAKSFLQHLIRIRVFDRKAISLQRQGRIGTYAPYEGQEASQVGSALALKNDDWFFPTYRDHGAAMTFGHSLRNILLFWNGRNEGCVPPNGKKIFPPGIPIATQLPHAAGAAYAEKLKGTKNAAIAYFGDGATSEGDFHEGLNFASVVKAPVVFFNQNNQYAISVPLHKQMNSKTIAQKAIAYDMPGVRIDGNDVFAVYFETLHALDRARNGEGPTLIEALTWRYGAHTTADDPTKYRDQAESNERRNEIDPILRLERWMKIEGIYDESWVKEVEVKAAEEIEAAVSEMEQYPTANPADIFDYVFETPTWTIEQQKQDYLKLIGGGK; encoded by the coding sequence ATGCAAGTAGAATTTCCAATCAAAAAAGTGATAGATACACAAGGAAATCTTGTTTCTCCAGAATATAAGGATAGGATTACAGAAGACCTCGCTAAGAGCTTTCTTCAACATTTAATTCGAATCAGAGTCTTTGACAGAAAGGCAATTAGTCTCCAACGACAAGGAAGAATTGGAACCTATGCACCATATGAAGGGCAAGAGGCGTCACAGGTGGGCAGTGCATTAGCATTAAAGAATGATGATTGGTTCTTCCCAACCTATCGTGATCATGGTGCCGCGATGACGTTTGGTCATTCATTACGAAATATCCTTCTTTTTTGGAATGGACGTAATGAAGGGTGTGTACCGCCAAATGGAAAGAAAATCTTTCCCCCTGGCATTCCGATTGCTACACAGTTGCCACATGCTGCTGGAGCTGCATATGCAGAAAAGCTTAAAGGGACTAAAAATGCAGCTATTGCCTACTTTGGAGATGGAGCAACCTCTGAAGGTGACTTCCATGAAGGGTTGAATTTTGCAAGTGTTGTAAAGGCTCCTGTCGTCTTCTTTAATCAAAACAACCAATATGCGATATCTGTACCTTTACATAAACAGATGAACTCAAAAACCATTGCGCAAAAAGCGATTGCTTATGATATGCCTGGTGTAAGAATAGATGGCAATGATGTTTTTGCAGTTTATTTTGAAACATTACATGCATTGGATCGTGCTCGTAATGGTGAAGGCCCAACCTTAATTGAGGCACTAACTTGGAGATATGGTGCACATACAACAGCTGATGACCCAACTAAATACCGTGATCAAGCTGAAAGTAACGAAAGAAGAAATGAGATTGATCCAATCCTTCGTCTAGAGCGTTGGATGAAAATTGAAGGTATATATGATGAGAGCTGGGTTAAGGAAGTTGAAGTAAAAGCTGCAGAAGAAATTGAAGCAGCCGTTAGTGAAATGGAACAATATCCAACTGCGAACCCTGCAGATATATTTGACTATGTATTTGAAACACCAACATGGACGATTGAGCAACAGAAACAAGATTATTTAAAGTTAATAGGGGGTGGAAAATAG
- the hppD gene encoding 4-hydroxyphenylpyruvate dioxygenase, translating to MRERVMKDTTVQEDFFPVREVDYLEIYSGNAKQSAHYFCTAFGFKPVAYSGLETGNRETVSYVLQQRRIRLVITGSLTEDSRVASFVKKHGDGVKDVALTVDDVEKAYNEAVSRGGIAIIPPFELSDDNGVVKKAVIGTYGDTIHTLVERKNYKGTFMPGFNELDMNIPYQDAGLIGIDHVVGNVESMGEWVDYYANVMGFKEMKHFTDKDITTEYSALMSKVMHNGGRIKFPINEPAEGKRKSQIQEYLDFYNGPGVQHLAILTEDICSTVATLKENGVEFLSTPDTYYEMLSERVGEIDEEIERIKELDILVDRDDEGYLLQIFTKPIVDRPTLFIEIIQRKGARGFGEGNFKALFESIEREQEKRGNL from the coding sequence ATGAGAGAAAGAGTAATGAAAGATACGACTGTTCAAGAAGACTTTTTTCCTGTAAGAGAAGTTGATTATTTAGAGATATATTCAGGAAATGCAAAACAAAGTGCACATTATTTCTGTACTGCCTTTGGGTTTAAGCCAGTTGCTTATTCTGGACTAGAAACAGGTAATCGTGAAACAGTTTCTTATGTTTTACAACAACGTAGAATCCGATTGGTGATTACAGGATCATTAACAGAGGATAGTCGTGTGGCTTCTTTTGTGAAAAAACATGGTGATGGTGTAAAAGATGTGGCCTTAACTGTAGATGATGTTGAAAAGGCTTACAATGAGGCTGTTTCTCGTGGTGGAATTGCAATTATTCCTCCTTTCGAATTAAGTGATGACAATGGAGTTGTTAAAAAAGCAGTTATCGGTACATATGGTGATACGATTCATACGTTAGTTGAACGTAAAAATTATAAAGGAACGTTCATGCCAGGATTCAATGAATTAGATATGAATATTCCTTACCAAGATGCAGGACTAATTGGAATTGACCATGTAGTTGGAAATGTAGAAAGCATGGGCGAATGGGTAGACTACTATGCGAATGTAATGGGCTTTAAAGAAATGAAGCACTTTACAGATAAAGACATTACAACAGAATACTCTGCACTAATGTCGAAGGTTATGCATAACGGTGGCAGAATTAAATTCCCGATTAACGAGCCTGCTGAAGGAAAAAGAAAATCGCAAATTCAAGAATACCTTGATTTTTATAACGGACCTGGAGTACAACACCTTGCCATCTTAACTGAAGACATTTGTAGTACAGTAGCGACACTTAAGGAAAATGGAGTAGAGTTTTTATCCACTCCTGACACCTATTATGAAATGCTGTCTGAACGTGTAGGGGAAATTGATGAAGAAATTGAAAGAATTAAAGAGTTAGATATTTTAGTAGACCGTGATGATGAAGGGTATCTACTACAAATTTTCACTAAACCAATTGTAGATCGCCCAACTTTATTCATTGAAATCATCCAACGTAAAGGTGCTCGCGGATTTGGTGAAGGAAACTTCAAAGCACTATTTGAATCAATCGAACGTGAACAAGAAAAACGAGGTAACTTGTAA
- a CDS encoding alpha-ketoacid dehydrogenase subunit beta, which produces MTTAINTKSLTLVQAITDAMDTMLGESEEVIVLGEDIGKNGGVFRATDGLQQKYGETRVMDTPLSEAGFVGAAIGMAVNGFRPVVEIQFLGFIYPAYEQIMTHASRLRMRTMGHFTVPMVIRAPYGAGVRAPEIHCDSTEAIFTHMPGIKVVCPSNPYDAKGLLIAAIEDPDPVLFLEPMHNYRAGREEVPEGKYTVEIGKGKKLIEGDDVTVLAWGAMIPVAQRAVEEMKEKGVNCELIDLRTLYPLDKDIIAESVQKTGRTVIVHEAHATGGVGNDIVSIINDTSFLFQKAPIERVTGFDVPVPYFGFENHYLPTTERVVHAINKVMTF; this is translated from the coding sequence GTGACAACAGCAATTAATACAAAATCATTAACCCTTGTTCAAGCAATAACAGATGCAATGGATACAATGCTTGGAGAATCAGAAGAAGTTATCGTTCTTGGTGAAGATATTGGTAAGAACGGTGGAGTGTTCCGTGCTACTGATGGTTTACAACAAAAGTATGGTGAGACAAGGGTAATGGATACTCCTCTAAGTGAAGCTGGTTTCGTTGGTGCTGCAATTGGGATGGCTGTAAATGGATTCCGTCCAGTTGTAGAAATACAATTTCTTGGTTTTATTTATCCTGCTTATGAGCAAATCATGACACATGCTTCACGTTTACGTATGAGAACAATGGGTCACTTCACGGTTCCAATGGTCATTCGTGCACCATATGGAGCTGGTGTTAGAGCACCAGAAATTCACTGTGACAGTACAGAAGCTATTTTCACGCACATGCCTGGTATTAAAGTTGTTTGTCCTTCCAATCCCTATGATGCAAAAGGCTTGTTAATTGCAGCCATTGAAGATCCAGATCCTGTTTTATTTTTAGAACCAATGCACAACTATCGTGCTGGACGTGAAGAGGTTCCTGAAGGAAAGTACACGGTTGAAATTGGTAAAGGAAAGAAGTTAATTGAAGGTGACGATGTTACTGTTCTAGCATGGGGAGCGATGATTCCTGTTGCACAGAGAGCTGTAGAGGAAATGAAGGAAAAGGGTGTAAACTGTGAGCTCATCGATCTGCGTACCCTTTATCCTTTAGACAAAGATATTATTGCAGAGTCTGTACAAAAGACTGGTAGAACGGTTATTGTCCATGAGGCACATGCTACTGGTGGAGTCGGTAATGATATCGTTTCGATCATTAATGATACGTCATTTCTTTTTCAAAAAGCACCAATTGAACGTGTAACTGGCTTTGATGTACCTGTTCCATATTTCGGATTTGAAAATCATTATTTACCTACCACAGAGCGTGTTGTACATGCAATAAATAAAGTGATGACATTTTAG
- a CDS encoding fumarylacetoacetate hydrolase family protein — protein sequence MKFVTFIKNDGATRAGWMLDDYHVVDMFETSKGKLPSDMLSFLENQEEYMEIISSLTEPLESVYALDEVEIVTPLSNPRSFRDFYAFEQHVKTARQNRGLDMIPEWYEIPVFYFSNHMAMKGPNQVITRPRNCEWLDYELEIACVIGKKGTNIKASEAEDYIFGYFILNDWSARDLQRQEMKVGLGPAKGKDFSTSIGPVIVTKDELEAFRALKGYDLAMTAKVNGELLSKGNFKDIHYSFGEMIERASNGVTLYPGEIIGSGTVGSGCILELGTDVHRWLEPGDEVELEITGLGVLKNRIG from the coding sequence ATGAAATTTGTGACGTTTATAAAAAATGATGGTGCAACTCGTGCAGGCTGGATGCTGGATGATTACCATGTTGTTGATATGTTTGAAACAAGCAAAGGAAAACTTCCTAGCGATATGCTTTCATTTTTAGAGAACCAGGAAGAGTACATGGAGATTATTTCTTCCTTAACAGAGCCTTTGGAAAGTGTTTATGCGTTAGATGAGGTTGAAATAGTTACGCCTCTTTCGAACCCTCGTAGCTTTAGAGATTTCTATGCATTTGAACAGCATGTGAAAACAGCTAGACAAAATCGAGGCTTAGACATGATTCCAGAGTGGTACGAGATTCCTGTGTTTTATTTTTCAAATCACATGGCAATGAAGGGCCCAAATCAAGTTATAACACGACCAAGAAATTGTGAGTGGCTTGATTATGAGCTAGAAATTGCTTGTGTGATTGGAAAAAAAGGGACAAATATCAAGGCAAGTGAGGCTGAGGACTATATCTTTGGTTATTTTATTTTAAATGACTGGAGTGCAAGAGATCTTCAGCGACAAGAGATGAAGGTTGGATTAGGACCAGCAAAGGGAAAGGATTTTTCAACTTCTATTGGGCCTGTCATTGTAACAAAGGATGAGCTTGAAGCCTTCCGTGCATTAAAAGGGTATGATTTAGCAATGACCGCGAAGGTGAATGGAGAGTTACTTTCTAAGGGGAATTTCAAAGATATTCACTATTCATTCGGTGAGATGATTGAACGAGCATCTAATGGGGTGACATTGTATCCCGGAGAAATCATCGGATCAGGTACGGTTGGAAGTGGTTGTATTTTAGAATTAGGCACAGATGTGCATCGCTGGTTAGAGCCAGGAGATGAAGTGGAATTAGAAATAACAGGACTTGGTGTTTTAAAAAATAGAATAGGGTAG
- a CDS encoding homogentisate 1,2-dioxygenase, which produces MYYRSMGNIPHKRHTTFRKEDGSLYREQVMGTKGFSGTQSILYHHYMPTSVVKSELIGKYLPEYEEQGSLDHRHFYTDKLSQSGDALSAREYLLGNDDLLIGAMNIDKAMDNYYRNGDGDEMLFIHYGSGKVETMFGTLTYRPGDYVVIPIGTIYRVVPDEGAATKILFIESFSQITTPRRYRNEYGQLLEHSPFCERDIRGPETLEHFDEKGEFEVITKTRGYLHSHVLGHHPLDVVGWDGYLYPWVFNVEDFEPITGRIHQPPPVHQTFEGHNFVVCSFVPRLFDYHPEAIPAPYYHSNVNSDELLYYVEGNFMSRKGVKLESITLHPSGIPHGPHPGKTEASIGKKETLELAVMIDTFKPLKVVKKAKDYEDTGYMYTWVEK; this is translated from the coding sequence ATGTATTACCGTTCAATGGGAAACATTCCACATAAACGTCATACAACTTTTCGAAAAGAAGATGGCAGTCTTTATCGAGAGCAAGTGATGGGAACGAAAGGATTTTCTGGAACACAGTCTATTTTATATCATCACTATATGCCGACCTCTGTTGTTAAATCGGAATTAATCGGCAAATACTTACCAGAGTATGAAGAACAAGGTTCATTAGATCATCGTCATTTTTACACAGATAAGCTTTCGCAGAGTGGGGATGCACTGTCTGCAAGAGAGTATTTGCTTGGTAATGATGATTTACTGATTGGTGCAATGAACATTGATAAAGCAATGGATAACTACTATCGAAATGGGGATGGAGATGAGATGCTCTTTATCCATTATGGTAGTGGTAAGGTTGAAACAATGTTTGGAACCCTTACGTACCGTCCAGGGGATTATGTTGTGATTCCGATTGGAACCATTTATCGTGTCGTTCCTGATGAGGGTGCTGCGACCAAGATTTTATTTATTGAGTCTTTTAGCCAAATTACGACGCCGCGAAGATATCGAAATGAATATGGTCAATTACTTGAGCATAGTCCATTCTGTGAACGAGATATTCGAGGACCTGAAACTCTTGAACATTTTGATGAAAAAGGGGAATTTGAGGTTATTACGAAAACGAGAGGATACTTACACTCTCATGTGTTAGGTCATCATCCGTTAGATGTTGTGGGCTGGGATGGGTATTTATATCCTTGGGTGTTTAATGTAGAGGATTTTGAACCAATCACTGGGCGAATTCATCAGCCACCACCAGTACATCAAACATTTGAAGGCCATAATTTTGTTGTTTGCTCGTTTGTACCAAGGTTGTTTGACTATCATCCAGAAGCGATTCCGGCACCGTATTACCATAGTAATGTTAACAGTGATGAACTTCTCTATTATGTGGAAGGTAATTTCATGAGCCGTAAGGGAGTTAAATTAGAATCCATTACACTACATCCTAGCGGGATTCCACATGGTCCACACCCTGGGAAGACAGAAGCGAGTATAGGGAAAAAAGAAACCCTTGAGCTTGCTGTGATGATTGATACATTTAAGCCGCTTAAGGTTGTGAAGAAAGCTAAAGATTATGAGGATACTGGATATATGTATACGTGGGTTGAGAAGTAG
- a CDS encoding flavin reductase family protein, translating to MEIKPETLEWKDAYKLLVGSVLPRPIAFVTSISEDGVVNAAPFSFFTVVSADPMLVCFSPMRRGTDGSKKDTLTNIEATKEFVINIVSEEMAVQMNDCAIDYPPDVDELDASGLTKEDSVSVRPPRVKESLVHLECELHQALDFGDHPGAGSLVIGKVKHVHVNDELYDQGRILTEKLNPIGRMAGHTYTKPLADTFELVRK from the coding sequence ATGGAAATTAAACCAGAAACGCTTGAATGGAAAGATGCTTACAAACTACTTGTTGGTTCTGTTTTACCACGTCCAATTGCCTTTGTTACTTCAATTTCTGAAGATGGAGTAGTCAATGCCGCACCATTCAGTTTTTTCACTGTCGTTTCAGCTGATCCAATGTTGGTGTGTTTTTCACCGATGAGACGCGGAACAGATGGATCAAAGAAAGATACATTAACAAATATTGAGGCGACAAAGGAATTTGTTATTAATATTGTCAGTGAAGAAATGGCCGTTCAAATGAATGATTGTGCAATTGATTACCCACCAGATGTAGATGAGTTAGATGCTTCAGGTCTTACAAAAGAAGACAGTGTTTCCGTAAGACCACCTAGAGTAAAGGAATCATTGGTTCATTTAGAATGTGAATTACACCAAGCGCTTGATTTTGGAGATCATCCCGGAGCGGGTAGCTTGGTTATTGGGAAAGTGAAACATGTTCATGTCAACGATGAACTGTATGACCAGGGGCGAATACTTACTGAAAAATTAAACCCTATCGGTCGCATGGCTGGTCATACGTATACAAAGCCATTGGCTGATACATTTGAGTTAGTACGAAAATAA